One Monomorium pharaonis isolate MP-MQ-018 chromosome 4, ASM1337386v2, whole genome shotgun sequence DNA segment encodes these proteins:
- the LOC105838647 gene encoding SIFamide-related peptide, with protein MVSIRFILTIAVIMVAFVISANAGYKKPPFNGSIFGKRSNTITDYEVTSRALSAICEVASETCTAWLSHQESN; from the exons ATGGTTTCTATTCGTTTTATCCTAACTATTGCCGTTATCATGGTAGCCTTCGTCATTAGCGCAAATGCAGGCTACAAAAAACCACCCTTTAACGGTAGCATATTTGGCAAACGATCCAATACTATTACTG ATTACGAAGTTACCAGCCGCGCTCTATCAGCTATTTGTGAAGTTGCCAGCGAAACCTGCACTGCTTGGCTGTCTCACCAAGAATCCAACTAA